Genomic window (Candidatus Hydrogenedentota bacterium):
ATGCTCAAGCGCTATGTCGAAGCCGCCGTGGACGTGACCCCCGAGCGGCCGATTCTGATCGACAAGTTTCTGGAAAACGCCATCGAGGCCGAAGCGGACGCGATTTCGGACGGCACGGACGCGTTTGTTCCCGCCGTCATGGAGCATATTGAACTGGCCGGCATCCATTCCGGCGATTCCGCCTGCGTGATTCCGCCCATCAGCATTCCGGCTCGCCACATCGACACGATCAACGACTACACCCGCAGGATCGCCGTGGAATTCGGCGTGGTGGGCCTTATGAACATCCAGTACGCCATCGCCAATGACGTGGTGTACATTCTGGAGGCCAATCCGCGCGCGTCGCGCACCGTTCCGCTGGTTTCCAAAGTCTGCAATATTTCCATGGCGCGGCTCGCCACGCAGATCATGCTGGGGAAAAAACTCAAAGACCTGAAACTGAAGCAGCACGCCTTCCGCCATTTCGGCGTCAAGGAAGCGGTCTTCCCGTTCAATATGTACCAGGAAGTCGATCCGCTCCTGGGGCCGGAAATGCGCTCCACCGGCGAGGTGCTGGGACTGGCCGATTCCTTCGGCCTGGCCTATTACAAATCCCAGGAGGCCACAGGCCAGAGCCTGCCCGCGGAGGGCACCGTGCTGATTACGGTCGAGGAAAAGGACAAGGGAGGCATGCTGGAAGTCGCCCG
Coding sequences:
- a CDS encoding ATP-grasp domain-containing protein — protein: MLKRYVEAAVDVTPERPILIDKFLENAIEAEADAISDGTDAFVPAVMEHIELAGIHSGDSACVIPPISIPARHIDTINDYTRRIAVEFGVVGLMNIQYAIANDVVYILEANPRASRTVPLVSKVCNISMARLATQIMLGKKLKDLKLKQHAFRHFGVKEAVFPFNMYQEVDPLLGPEMRSTGEVLGLADSFGLAYYKSQEATGQSLPAEGTVLITVEEKDKGGMLEVARAFAEIGFRIKASEGTYRYFAGHGIAAERILKMHEGRPNIVDAIKNGEIQLVINTPAGRLSKYDDSYIRKAAIKYKIPYITTVAAAVAAVKGIAACRQGHGRAKSLQSYHAE